Proteins from a genomic interval of Luteibacter pinisoli:
- the rph gene encoding ribonuclease PH, with translation MTFSRPSGRAADQLRTVTIERHYTRHAEGSVLVSFGDTKVLCTASIEERVPPWLRGKGEGWVTAEYGMLPRATTDRNQREAARGGQGGRTMEIQRLIGRSLRACVDRAALGERVITLDCDVIQADGGTRTAAITGAYVALVDAVGTLLKRNAIKRNPILGAIAAVSVGVYQGVPVLDLDYAEDSNCDTDMNVVMNDGGGFIEVQGTAEGHAFRREEMNAMLELASKGIDELVQAQRAALEQGA, from the coding sequence ATGACCTTTTCCCGACCGAGCGGCCGCGCTGCTGACCAGCTGCGCACCGTTACCATCGAACGCCATTACACCCGCCACGCCGAGGGCTCCGTCCTGGTGAGCTTTGGCGATACCAAGGTGCTGTGCACCGCCTCCATCGAGGAGCGCGTGCCGCCGTGGCTGCGCGGCAAGGGCGAGGGCTGGGTCACGGCCGAGTACGGCATGCTGCCCCGCGCCACCACCGACCGTAACCAGCGCGAAGCCGCGCGCGGCGGCCAGGGCGGCCGCACCATGGAGATCCAGCGCCTGATCGGCCGCTCCCTGCGCGCCTGCGTGGACCGCGCCGCCCTGGGCGAGCGCGTCATCACCCTGGACTGCGACGTGATCCAGGCCGATGGCGGCACCCGCACGGCCGCGATCACCGGCGCCTACGTGGCCCTGGTCGATGCCGTGGGCACCCTGCTCAAGCGCAATGCGATCAAGCGCAACCCGATCCTCGGCGCCATCGCGGCGGTGTCGGTGGGCGTGTACCAGGGCGTGCCGGTGCTCGACCTGGACTACGCCGAAGATTCCAACTGCGACACCGACATGAACGTGGTGATGAACGACGGCGGCGGTTTCATCGAGGTGCAGGGCACGGCCGAAGGCCATGCGTTCCGCCGCGAGGAGATGAACGCCATGCTCGAGCTGGCCAGCAAGGGCATCGATGAGCTGGTGCAGGCGCAGCGCGCCGCGCTGGAGCAAGGCGCATGA
- a CDS encoding MFS transporter yields the protein MSNTISTPAHLPGSLLAVLALGHGMAFADRSLPAVVAALLKTSMGFSDTQLGLLDGPAFVALYVVGLLVSWRLAHSRHRLRLAAGCIALWVVGMLVFAVGTHIGALLAGRALMGLGQAAYVPLALGLVVECAVPAQRGRAIAVFTAAAVIGRGLALLAGGAFLALLERWSPSTTPTHWRLLFLVMAGPNLALMLLLLLTRTAVPVVPALPAQGPGRLAGAFRQQPTLMAAYLCAAAASVLIVQGLGAWAPSVLHREQGLSPGAAALTFGLALLVASPLGHLLAGALVDRRGHRLTPMAITASALLLILPVLWMLPRAPSAATACALLALASLAGGTGAVAALAGFPLMLAKPARDVGLRVFLAFVTVAGAGLGPLMGGIVSDGLGMGGNGLSLALFKVCATAALVGMLTAMVASRGWRRAATGVAA from the coding sequence TTGTCCAACACCATTTCGACGCCGGCCCACTTGCCGGGCTCGCTGCTTGCCGTACTCGCACTCGGCCATGGCATGGCCTTCGCCGATCGCAGCCTTCCGGCCGTGGTCGCAGCCCTGCTCAAAACCAGCATGGGATTTTCGGATACCCAGCTTGGCCTGCTCGACGGCCCCGCATTCGTTGCTCTTTATGTCGTGGGCTTGCTCGTGAGCTGGCGCCTGGCCCACTCCCGTCATCGCCTGCGCCTCGCCGCCGGCTGCATTGCGCTGTGGGTGGTCGGGATGCTCGTCTTTGCCGTTGGCACGCACATCGGTGCGCTCCTGGCAGGTCGGGCGTTGATGGGGCTGGGGCAAGCGGCGTACGTGCCGCTGGCACTCGGCCTGGTCGTGGAGTGCGCGGTGCCGGCGCAGCGTGGCCGGGCCATCGCGGTGTTCACGGCCGCCGCGGTGATCGGGCGTGGCCTGGCGCTCCTGGCCGGTGGTGCGTTCCTCGCGCTGCTGGAGCGGTGGTCGCCGTCGACGACGCCCACGCACTGGCGACTCCTCTTCCTGGTCATGGCCGGCCCGAACCTCGCGCTGATGCTCCTGCTGCTCCTGACCCGGACGGCCGTACCCGTCGTGCCGGCATTGCCCGCGCAGGGGCCGGGTCGCCTCGCCGGGGCGTTTCGCCAGCAGCCCACGTTGATGGCCGCCTATCTGTGTGCTGCCGCCGCCAGTGTGCTGATCGTGCAGGGCCTTGGCGCATGGGCGCCCTCCGTGTTGCACCGGGAGCAGGGACTCTCGCCGGGCGCGGCGGCGCTGACGTTCGGCCTGGCGTTGCTGGTGGCGTCGCCTCTGGGTCACCTGCTTGCCGGCGCGCTGGTGGACCGGCGCGGCCATCGCCTCACGCCGATGGCCATCACCGCGAGCGCGCTGCTGCTCATCCTTCCCGTACTGTGGATGCTGCCGCGTGCGCCGTCGGCGGCCACGGCCTGTGCGCTGCTGGCGCTCGCCTCGCTGGCTGGCGGTACCGGGGCGGTCGCCGCGCTGGCCGGCTTCCCGCTGATGCTGGCGAAGCCCGCCCGCGACGTGGGGCTGCGCGTCTTCCTTGCGTTCGTCACCGTCGCCGGCGCGGGCCTGGGTCCCCTGATGGGCGGCATCGTGAGCGACGGCCTTGGCATGGGCGGCAACGGGCTGTCACTGGCGCTCTTTAAGGTATGTGCTACCGCGGCGCTGGTAGGCATGCTGACCGCCATGGTGGCGTCGCGGGGATGGCGTCGCGCCGCCACCGGGGTGGCCGCATGA
- a CDS encoding DUF6932 family protein, giving the protein MIPASTHDGLLPPFVGLATATNNRSPYATSVPELITRFGTTHRRRELLAGFLAYRKRLRAFGLADGIQWINGSFVEDSESSRGRPPSDIDVVTFASLGKARSTHEQVVQAFRANADLFNNLSVKAAHGCDAYVVDTALSTERLIASTGYWANLFGHQRDTCRWKGIVMVKLVDDHGAMDMLEVRDDSLLGSS; this is encoded by the coding sequence GTGATTCCCGCATCAACGCATGATGGCTTGCTCCCACCCTTTGTCGGACTAGCCACCGCAACGAATAACCGGTCTCCGTACGCCACCAGCGTTCCCGAACTCATCACTCGATTCGGGACAACTCACCGACGGCGTGAACTTCTTGCGGGCTTTCTCGCGTACCGAAAGCGCCTTCGGGCGTTCGGATTGGCCGACGGAATCCAGTGGATAAACGGTAGCTTTGTGGAAGATTCTGAATCCTCCCGGGGGCGGCCTCCGTCTGACATCGACGTCGTGACCTTCGCATCACTGGGGAAAGCGCGAAGTACTCACGAGCAAGTCGTCCAGGCGTTCCGGGCTAACGCTGATCTTTTCAATAACCTATCGGTCAAGGCGGCCCATGGCTGTGACGCCTATGTCGTCGACACCGCTCTATCTACGGAAAGGCTCATTGCCTCGACTGGTTATTGGGCTAACCTTTTTGGTCACCAGCGCGACACGTGCCGCTGGAAGGGAATCGTCATGGTCAAGCTCGTCGATGACCATGGCGCCATGGATATGCTGGAGGTTCGGGATGATTCGTTGCTTGGTTCTTCGTGA
- the cysD gene encoding sulfate adenylyltransferase subunit CysD, which translates to MAQHFSAESARLDALEAESIHIIREVAASFRRPVMLYSIGKDSTVLLHLMRKAFAPAAPTIPLLHVDTTWKFAEMIAFRDRVAAQADIRLHVHINEEGMRQGVSPLTHGATVHTHVMKTEALKQALDHFGFDAALGGARRDEEKSRAKERVFSFRTARHRWDPRQQRPELWNLYNTHIHKGESVRVFPLSNWTELDVWRYIRRESIEVVPLYFAKKRPVVERDGALIMVDDERLALRDGEVVVERMVRFRTLGDYPLTGAMESTASTLDAIIAEMEASRRSERQGRVIDHDPAASMERKKQEGYF; encoded by the coding sequence ATGGCTCAGCATTTTTCTGCCGAATCCGCTCGACTCGACGCGCTCGAGGCCGAAAGCATCCACATCATCAGGGAAGTGGCGGCCTCATTCCGTCGCCCGGTGATGCTGTATTCGATCGGCAAGGATTCGACCGTGCTGCTGCACCTGATGCGAAAGGCCTTCGCGCCGGCGGCACCGACGATTCCCCTTTTGCATGTCGACACCACCTGGAAGTTCGCCGAGATGATCGCCTTCCGCGATCGCGTGGCGGCGCAGGCCGACATCCGCCTGCACGTTCATATCAATGAAGAAGGGATGCGCCAGGGCGTCTCGCCACTCACCCACGGCGCCACGGTGCACACCCACGTCATGAAGACCGAGGCGCTGAAGCAGGCGCTGGATCATTTCGGCTTTGACGCGGCATTGGGCGGCGCGCGGCGTGACGAGGAAAAGTCTCGAGCCAAGGAACGCGTGTTCTCATTCCGGACCGCGCGCCATCGCTGGGATCCACGCCAGCAGCGCCCCGAGCTGTGGAACCTCTACAACACGCATATTCACAAAGGTGAAAGCGTGCGCGTCTTTCCCCTCTCCAACTGGACGGAGCTGGACGTGTGGCGCTACATCCGCCGCGAATCCATTGAGGTGGTGCCCCTGTATTTTGCGAAGAAGCGGCCCGTCGTCGAGCGCGACGGCGCCTTGATCATGGTCGACGACGAGCGCCTCGCGCTCCGCGACGGCGAAGTGGTGGTCGAGCGCATGGTGCGCTTTCGCACGCTGGGCGACTATCCCTTGACGGGCGCCATGGAATCGACGGCCTCGACACTGGACGCCATCATCGCGGAGATGGAAGCCTCGCGCCGTTCGGAACGGCAAGGGCGCGTGATCGACCACGATCCCGCCGCGTCGATGGAGCGCAAGAAGCAGGAGGGCTATTTCTGA
- the cysC gene encoding adenylyl-sulfate kinase gives MTGLLRFITCGSVDDGKSSLLGRMLHDAGMIPDDQMAALSRDSEASSAVGHGKLDFSLLTDGLDAERQQGITIDVAYRYFHTAARHFMVADCPGHEQYTRNMATGASTADLAVVLVDARKGILPQTRRHSYICALLGVRQVILAVNKMDLVAFSAERYDAIVDEYRALAATLGITSVHCLPVVATDGDNVGSPSSRMPWYPGPTLLQHLETAQVSTPAGDAFRMPVQWVNRSHGHVRGYAGTVASGALSVGDTVAVQPGATTARVTSILVAGKAAAIAQAGEAVALTIDQDVDITRGDVLTAAATPCEVSSHFACHIVWMGDEPLLPHRTYLLKLGTKTVNARVSTIKHKVDVNSQAPLAATRLELNEVAYCNVEADEPLAFEPFETNRALGGFILIDRATYATVGCGMIQFGLRRSDNVHWQQVDVDKQLRSTAKGQRPLCIWLTGLSGSGKSTIANLVERRLANAGFHTYLLDGDNVRHGLNSDLGFTSEARVENIRRLAEVSHLMTDAGLIVLVCAISPFSNERRFARERFADGEFLEVFVDASLAACEARDPKGLYKKARAGDIANFTGIDSPYERPEHAEVRLVTDDVGPAALADALYDVVVTRIHPD, from the coding sequence ATGACGGGCCTCCTGCGCTTCATCACCTGCGGCAGCGTGGACGACGGCAAGAGTTCGCTCCTCGGGCGCATGCTGCACGACGCGGGCATGATCCCCGACGACCAGATGGCGGCACTCTCGCGCGACAGCGAAGCGAGCAGCGCCGTCGGGCACGGCAAGCTCGATTTCTCCCTGCTCACCGATGGCCTGGACGCCGAGCGCCAGCAGGGCATCACCATCGATGTCGCCTACCGTTACTTCCACACGGCGGCGCGCCACTTCATGGTGGCCGATTGCCCCGGGCACGAGCAGTACACGCGCAACATGGCCACCGGCGCCTCGACGGCGGACCTCGCCGTGGTCCTGGTCGACGCGCGCAAGGGCATCCTGCCGCAGACGCGGCGGCACTCCTATATCTGTGCACTGCTTGGTGTCCGCCAGGTGATCCTGGCGGTGAACAAGATGGATCTCGTGGCCTTCTCGGCGGAGCGCTACGACGCCATCGTCGACGAGTACCGCGCGCTGGCGGCAACGCTCGGCATCACGTCGGTGCATTGCCTGCCCGTGGTGGCCACCGACGGTGACAACGTCGGCTCGCCCTCATCTCGGATGCCCTGGTACCCGGGCCCCACCCTGCTCCAGCACCTGGAGACGGCACAGGTTTCGACGCCCGCCGGGGATGCCTTCCGCATGCCCGTGCAATGGGTGAACCGTTCCCATGGCCACGTGCGTGGGTATGCCGGCACCGTGGCCAGCGGCGCGCTGTCCGTGGGCGATACCGTGGCCGTGCAACCCGGGGCCACCACGGCCCGGGTCACGAGCATCCTGGTGGCGGGTAAGGCCGCGGCAATCGCACAGGCGGGCGAGGCCGTCGCACTGACGATCGACCAGGACGTCGACATCACCCGCGGTGATGTACTCACGGCGGCGGCAACGCCTTGCGAGGTGTCATCGCACTTCGCCTGCCATATCGTCTGGATGGGCGACGAGCCCCTGCTGCCGCACCGCACGTACCTGCTCAAGCTCGGCACGAAGACCGTGAACGCGCGCGTCTCCACGATCAAGCACAAGGTCGACGTGAACTCGCAGGCGCCGCTGGCCGCGACGCGGCTTGAGCTCAACGAAGTGGCCTACTGCAATGTGGAAGCCGATGAGCCACTCGCGTTCGAGCCGTTCGAGACGAACCGCGCGCTGGGCGGCTTCATCCTGATCGACCGTGCCACCTACGCGACCGTCGGCTGCGGCATGATCCAGTTCGGCCTGCGCCGCTCGGACAACGTGCACTGGCAGCAGGTCGACGTCGACAAGCAGCTGCGATCGACCGCCAAGGGCCAGCGCCCCCTGTGCATCTGGCTCACCGGCCTCTCCGGCTCAGGCAAGTCCACCATCGCGAACCTCGTGGAGCGCCGCCTGGCGAACGCAGGCTTCCACACCTATTTGCTCGACGGCGACAACGTCCGCCATGGCCTCAACAGCGACCTGGGCTTCACGTCGGAAGCGCGCGTCGAAAATATCCGCCGCCTCGCCGAAGTTTCCCACCTCATGACCGACGCCGGCCTCATCGTGCTCGTCTGCGCCATCTCACCCTTCAGCAACGAACGCCGTTTCGCCCGCGAACGCTTCGCCGACGGCGAATTTCTCGAAGTCTTCGTCGATGCCTCGCTCGCCGCGTGCGAAGCCCGCGACCCGAAGGGTCTCTACAAGAAGGCCCGCGCGGGTGACATCGCCAACTTCACGGGCATCGATTCGCCTTATGAGCGGCCCGAGCACGCTGAAGTGCGCCTCGTCACGGATGATGTTGGGCCCGCTGCCCTTGCCGATGCACTCTATGATGTTGTTGTGACGCGGATCCACCCAGACTGA
- a CDS encoding ABC transporter permease has product MALTRVLMQLRPIAASLRRHKVATLLIVLQVALTLAVASNALFIVVTRVVHVSRATGTDEAHLFAIRNAWTEGQNAAQIDANIRADLASLRQVPGVRDAFSSHAYPLEGEGALAAGVKLTPEQTTRPTLASIYHADEHAIGTFGTSLIAGRNFSADEIGTIGPNDTARPATVIITRSLADRLFPEGAALGKTVYPSDKPATIIGILDNLQSTYSFTRTLDNDTVLFPARWVDPDGVVYLVRTQGTDLKPVIAASLKALQERGGIRLIDPDTGVETIAQARERAYATDRSVATLLAIVCSLLLLATAGGIVGLSSFWVSQRRKQIGIRRSLGATSGDILRYFHAENFLIVTAGVVLGIGLAFLANIGLMSVFPLPAMPLFVPVLGALLLWLLGQLAVWGPARYAAKVSPVVAIRTA; this is encoded by the coding sequence ATGGCACTGACCAGGGTACTCATGCAGCTACGCCCGATTGCCGCCTCGCTGCGCCGGCACAAGGTGGCGACGCTGCTTATCGTGCTGCAGGTGGCGCTCACGCTGGCCGTGGCGTCCAATGCGCTGTTCATCGTCGTCACCCGGGTGGTGCACGTGTCGAGAGCGACCGGTACGGACGAGGCGCATCTTTTCGCGATCCGCAATGCGTGGACGGAAGGCCAGAACGCGGCGCAGATCGATGCGAACATCCGCGCCGACCTCGCGTCGTTGCGCCAGGTGCCGGGCGTTCGCGATGCGTTCTCCAGCCATGCGTATCCGCTGGAAGGCGAGGGCGCGCTGGCCGCCGGCGTGAAGCTCACGCCGGAACAGACGACGCGACCGACGCTGGCATCCATCTACCATGCTGACGAGCATGCGATCGGCACGTTCGGTACCTCCCTTATCGCCGGGCGCAACTTCAGCGCCGACGAGATCGGCACCATCGGCCCGAACGATACGGCTCGGCCCGCCACCGTCATCATCACCCGTAGCCTGGCCGACCGGCTTTTCCCCGAAGGTGCGGCGCTGGGCAAGACGGTGTATCCGTCGGACAAGCCGGCAACCATCATCGGCATCCTTGATAACCTGCAGTCCACGTACAGCTTCACCAGGACGCTGGACAACGACACCGTGTTGTTTCCCGCGCGCTGGGTGGATCCAGACGGCGTGGTCTACCTCGTGCGCACCCAGGGCACCGACCTGAAGCCCGTCATCGCGGCCAGCCTGAAAGCCCTGCAGGAGCGCGGCGGCATTCGCCTGATCGACCCGGACACCGGCGTGGAGACCATCGCGCAGGCACGCGAACGTGCCTACGCCACCGATCGCAGTGTCGCCACGCTGCTTGCCATCGTCTGCAGCCTGCTGCTGCTCGCTACCGCCGGTGGCATCGTCGGGCTCAGCAGCTTCTGGGTCAGCCAGCGCCGCAAGCAGATCGGCATCCGACGTTCACTCGGCGCCACCAGCGGCGACATCCTCCGCTACTTCCACGCCGAAAACTTCCTGATCGTCACCGCCGGCGTGGTGCTCGGCATCGGCCTGGCCTTCCTCGCCAACATTGGCCTGATGAGCGTCTTTCCGTTGCCCGCCATGCCGCTGTTCGTCCCTGTGCTGGGCGCGCTGCTGCTGTGGTTGCTAGGCCAGCTGGCGGTATGGGGCCCCGCGCGTTACGCCGCGAAGGTGTCGCCGGTGGTGGCGATTCGTACGGCGTGA
- a CDS encoding ABC transporter permease — protein sequence MWGYYVALALRSSGRSKALTALVITLLAFGVAACMVSYAVFRATTSDPIPSRSSRLYVPFVDNFGPDFTYQGEPGDMLSCADAMALLHAKKAARQTVLYPTTWWMASDNGDVPPRKVTGDAVTADFFPMFDVPFLYGSAWTQDDDGQHGTVVVISRALNERLFGGRNSVGKELRLDGKLFRVAGVLDHWNPKPRFYDAILIGLPDAYADAGDVYMPFARAVDMKKDSKYTNCPTASGWEDTTASTSSPHGECTWLGMWVELPTAADAARYSAFLTQYAAEQQRLGRFAWAPNVRLRNLADFLVYEHIAPKVSGLSMLVSASFLMIVLVNVVGLMLARFMRRAPEIGVRRALGASRAAIYRQFLIEGATMGFVGGVLGVMLTGLGVWGIGGLFEPKIARLVHADASLMALTVVLAVVATVVSALYPTWRAAQTQPAWQIKING from the coding sequence ATGTGGGGTTACTACGTCGCGCTGGCGCTGCGCAGCAGTGGGCGCAGCAAGGCGCTGACTGCGCTCGTCATCACGCTGCTTGCCTTTGGCGTCGCCGCCTGCATGGTGTCGTACGCGGTGTTCCGCGCCACCACGAGCGATCCGATTCCTTCGCGTTCGTCCCGCCTGTACGTGCCCTTCGTCGATAACTTCGGCCCTGACTTCACCTACCAGGGCGAACCGGGGGACATGCTGAGCTGCGCCGATGCGATGGCTTTGCTCCACGCGAAGAAGGCCGCGCGGCAGACGGTGCTGTACCCGACGACGTGGTGGATGGCCTCGGACAACGGCGACGTGCCGCCGCGCAAGGTCACCGGTGACGCGGTTACCGCGGACTTCTTCCCGATGTTCGACGTGCCCTTCCTTTATGGGAGCGCCTGGACGCAGGACGACGACGGGCAGCACGGCACGGTCGTGGTCATCAGTCGGGCCCTGAACGAGCGGCTGTTCGGCGGCCGCAACAGCGTGGGTAAGGAACTGCGGCTTGATGGAAAGCTTTTCCGTGTCGCCGGCGTGCTGGACCACTGGAACCCCAAGCCGCGTTTCTACGATGCCATCCTGATCGGGCTGCCCGACGCCTACGCCGACGCGGGGGATGTCTATATGCCGTTCGCCCGCGCGGTCGACATGAAGAAGGACAGCAAGTACACCAATTGCCCGACCGCGTCGGGTTGGGAAGACACCACGGCATCCACATCCAGCCCCCACGGCGAGTGCACGTGGCTCGGCATGTGGGTGGAACTGCCGACGGCGGCCGACGCGGCGCGCTACAGCGCCTTCCTGACCCAGTACGCAGCCGAGCAGCAGCGCCTGGGACGTTTCGCCTGGGCTCCCAACGTCCGCCTGCGCAACCTTGCGGACTTCCTTGTCTACGAGCACATCGCGCCAAAAGTCTCCGGTCTGTCGATGCTCGTGTCGGCCAGCTTCCTGATGATCGTGCTGGTCAATGTCGTGGGGCTGATGCTTGCCCGCTTCATGCGCCGTGCACCGGAAATTGGTGTGCGTCGCGCGCTGGGCGCGTCGCGCGCGGCGATCTACCGGCAGTTTCTTATCGAGGGCGCCACCATGGGTTTTGTCGGCGGCGTGCTCGGCGTGATGCTCACCGGCCTCGGCGTCTGGGGCATTGGCGGCCTCTTCGAACCGAAGATCGCGCGGCTCGTCCATGCGGATGCGTCACTGATGGCCCTTACCGTCGTGCTGGCGGTGGTCGCCACGGTGGTCTCGGCGTTGTATCCCACGTGGCGGGCCGCACAGACCCAGCCCGCGTGGCAAATCAAGATCAACGGCTGA
- a CDS encoding GNAT family N-acetyltransferase, producing the protein MTDVRAATAADLDAIVGVHDAAFGRTNEGGLVRRLVEGGHATISLVAVDEDDAVIGHVLFSPLTIENGDDGRALGLAPVAVHPDYQRQGVGHALIEEGIGACFVADARAVFVLGSPAYYATFGFTKASAHGLHDAFEGGNAFQVLPLTIDGLAGYAGRVNYVPAFSEGL; encoded by the coding sequence ATGACCGACGTGCGCGCTGCCACGGCCGCCGACCTCGACGCCATCGTCGGCGTGCACGATGCCGCCTTCGGCCGCACCAACGAGGGCGGCCTGGTGCGGCGCCTGGTGGAAGGCGGCCACGCGACGATCTCGCTGGTGGCCGTGGATGAGGACGACGCCGTGATCGGCCACGTCCTGTTCTCGCCGCTGACCATCGAAAACGGCGACGACGGCCGGGCCCTTGGCCTGGCCCCCGTGGCCGTGCATCCGGATTACCAGCGGCAGGGCGTGGGCCATGCCCTGATCGAGGAAGGCATCGGCGCCTGCTTCGTCGCCGATGCGCGCGCCGTCTTCGTGCTGGGCTCGCCCGCCTACTACGCCACGTTTGGCTTCACCAAGGCCTCCGCGCACGGCCTGCACGACGCCTTCGAAGGCGGCAACGCCTTCCAGGTGCTGCCCCTGACGATCGACGGCCTGGCGGGCTACGCCGGCCGGGTGAACTACGTGCCCGCCTTCTCGGAGGGGCTCTGA
- a CDS encoding YicC/YloC family endoribonuclease encodes MIRSMTAYASAESTGPAGSLTCELRTVNHRYLEISPRLPEDLRSFESALRERIAGRLSRGKVDVTVRLRTEQGSAEGLRVNGQVLTHLSELALDLRNRFPGMNIEFTELLRFPGVLQQPEADADALQAALLDVVDRALDALSDTRGREGSKLGEILVERLDAIEKIVGDVRGWLPEIRTALRARLETRLADVRQPTEPGRLEQELVLQITRIDVDEELDRLATHISEARRVLALKEPVGRRLDFLMQEFNREANTLGSKSVDSRTTNAAVELKVLIEQMREQVQNIE; translated from the coding sequence ATGATCCGTAGCATGACCGCCTACGCCTCCGCCGAGAGCACGGGCCCGGCCGGCTCGCTCACCTGCGAACTGCGCACCGTGAACCACCGTTACCTCGAAATCAGCCCCCGGCTGCCCGAGGACCTGCGCAGCTTCGAGAGCGCCCTGCGCGAGCGCATCGCCGGCCGGCTGTCCCGCGGCAAGGTGGATGTGACGGTGCGCCTGCGCACCGAGCAGGGCAGCGCCGAGGGCCTGCGGGTCAACGGGCAGGTGCTCACCCATCTCTCCGAACTGGCGCTGGACCTGCGCAACCGCTTCCCCGGCATGAATATCGAGTTCACCGAGCTGCTCCGCTTCCCCGGCGTGCTCCAGCAGCCCGAAGCCGACGCGGACGCCCTCCAGGCCGCCCTGCTCGACGTGGTCGACCGGGCCCTGGATGCCCTCTCCGACACCCGTGGCCGTGAAGGCAGCAAGCTCGGCGAGATCCTGGTCGAGCGCCTGGACGCCATCGAGAAGATCGTCGGCGACGTCCGCGGCTGGCTGCCCGAGATCCGCACCGCCCTGCGCGCCCGCCTGGAAACCCGCCTGGCTGATGTCCGCCAGCCGACCGAGCCGGGCCGCCTGGAGCAGGAGCTGGTGCTGCAGATCACCCGCATCGACGTGGACGAGGAGCTCGACCGCCTCGCCACCCACATCAGCGAAGCCCGTCGCGTGCTGGCGCTGAAGGAGCCGGTGGGCCGCCGCCTCGATTTCCTCATGCAGGAATTCAACCGCGAGGCGAACACGCTGGGTTCCAAGTCCGTGGACTCGCGTACGACCAATGCGGCCGTGGAGCTGAAGGTGCTCATCGAGCAGATGCGCGAGCAGGTGCAGAATATCGAGTAA